A single window of Tuberibacillus sp. Marseille-P3662 DNA harbors:
- a CDS encoding RNA polymerase sigma factor: MTIVDDEALTQAIARGDQASFEAFIHRYHGPLLNFIERMLQDPGKAEDFVQETFIKFIRQLKEKGIPDNSKAWLFKVAANMCRDHWRSASYKKEKHVLEYIPEKESPNDSVVDIYEKQETRKEILAVLNQLPERQREIVILRFYHDMKLKEIAEILDCPIGTIKSRLFHSMAFLKATLSGQEGAESHERKFK; encoded by the coding sequence ATGACCATCGTTGATGATGAAGCACTGACCCAGGCGATCGCCCGGGGCGATCAAGCATCATTCGAAGCGTTCATCCATCGCTATCATGGTCCATTATTGAATTTTATCGAACGAATGCTGCAAGACCCGGGCAAAGCTGAAGACTTTGTTCAAGAAACTTTCATCAAATTTATTAGGCAATTGAAGGAAAAAGGCATCCCTGATAACAGTAAAGCTTGGTTATTTAAAGTCGCCGCCAACATGTGCCGCGATCATTGGCGCAGCGCCAGCTATAAGAAAGAAAAGCATGTGCTCGAATACATTCCGGAGAAAGAAAGTCCGAATGATTCCGTGGTTGATATTTATGAGAAACAGGAAACTAGGAAGGAAATCCTCGCTGTTCTCAATCAACTGCCGGAACGACAACGTGAAATTGTGATTTTACGTTTCTATCATGACATGAAGTTAAAAGAAATTGCCGAGATTCTCGATTGTCCAATAGGAACCATTAAATCGCGATTGTTTCATTCGATGGCATTTTTAAAAGCAACATTATCCGGTCAGGAAGGGGCTGAATCCCATGAACGAAAATTCAAGTGA
- a CDS encoding ABC transporter ATP-binding protein, giving the protein MITLENLVKKRSHFQLEVDQLTLYPGIHLLVGHNGSGKSTLLNLLATATSPDAGKIHYHHRSVKDKLPAIRADIGYLPTKTTVYDHMTGRKFLTYMSQLKSMDNQALINELISTLEIEPLLKRKIRKMSHGQKQKLGLAQALLGKPRYVFLDEPLIYLDIHERHLFTNVIGMLSRDTLFIIATHELNEWAGVADQVLWLDQGQLTFSGSIQQWLAAPQAKQVYELNIDAHQLPLVQTHYSCIHSQLIDDQNATVKIFVEKGSPPFMHARQAQVTMEDAYYIRTQNTIT; this is encoded by the coding sequence ATGATAACGCTTGAAAATTTGGTTAAAAAACGGTCTCACTTTCAACTTGAAGTGGACCAGTTGACGCTTTATCCTGGAATCCATTTGCTCGTCGGCCATAATGGATCCGGGAAATCAACCCTGCTTAATCTATTAGCAACAGCCACTTCCCCTGATGCCGGGAAGATTCACTACCATCATCGATCGGTCAAAGACAAGCTCCCTGCTATCCGGGCTGATATTGGCTATTTGCCGACAAAAACAACCGTTTACGACCATATGACCGGAAGAAAATTTCTAACCTATATGAGTCAATTAAAGAGTATGGATAATCAAGCGCTGATCAACGAGCTGATTAGCACTTTGGAAATTGAACCGTTATTAAAACGGAAAATCCGAAAAATGTCACATGGACAAAAGCAGAAACTCGGTTTAGCGCAAGCTTTATTAGGCAAGCCGCGTTATGTGTTTTTGGATGAGCCATTAATTTATTTGGACATTCATGAACGACATCTGTTTACAAACGTGATTGGCATGTTATCGAGAGACACACTGTTTATCATTGCAACCCATGAGCTTAATGAATGGGCAGGCGTGGCCGACCAAGTGCTATGGCTCGATCAAGGACAGTTGACTTTTTCCGGGTCCATTCAGCAATGGTTAGCTGCACCCCAAGCCAAGCAAGTCTATGAACTTAACATAGATGCTCATCAATTGCCCCTTGTACAAACCCATTATTCTTGCATTCATTCGCAATTGATCGATGATCAGAATGCAACGGTGAAAATCTTTGTTGAGAAAGGATCACCCCCGTTTATGCATGCCAGACAGGCTCAAGTCACGATGGAAGATGCCTATTACATCCGAACTCAAAATACTATCACTTAA
- a CDS encoding DUF3231 family protein: MTGTQPKLTSTEIAMLWTGYMNNSMSIQIMSYFLKTVEDPDIEPIVSQTLNMSTQNLNTITEFFNEAHITIPYGFSTQDVNLDAPKLYSDNFMLSYISNMAKVGILEYGLSKTFSPRQDIRAFFSQCLSSTSNLFDTCVETEQNKGLYIRAPYLWPQYGAEFIQGKGYLKGMNPFSDKRKINFIEISHVYANVQTNLIGMQLCRSFEQTTSSNEIKNYMKRGREISKKHIKIFSDTLLNDGIQSPITWDTAVTTSTISPFSDKLKMYIIGVLSASGKGNYSTAATASMRTDLILNYQRLSAEIGLYAKDGGKIMINNHWMEEPPEPIDLDNIPNRN, encoded by the coding sequence ATGACTGGTACACAGCCCAAATTGACATCAACAGAAATTGCCATGCTGTGGACGGGCTATATGAACAATAGCATGTCCATCCAAATAATGAGCTATTTTTTGAAAACAGTAGAAGACCCGGATATCGAACCTATTGTTTCGCAAACACTGAATATGTCAACACAAAATCTGAATACCATTACTGAGTTTTTCAACGAGGCCCATATCACCATACCCTATGGTTTTTCAACTCAAGATGTTAATTTGGATGCCCCAAAACTGTACTCGGATAATTTTATGCTTTCATACATATCGAATATGGCTAAAGTCGGTATCCTAGAGTATGGATTATCTAAGACCTTTTCACCCCGTCAAGATATTCGTGCGTTTTTTTCCCAGTGCCTATCCAGTACTTCAAACTTATTTGATACTTGTGTGGAAACGGAACAAAATAAGGGATTATATATTCGCGCGCCTTATTTGTGGCCGCAATACGGTGCTGAGTTCATTCAAGGTAAAGGCTATTTAAAAGGCATGAATCCGTTCAGTGATAAACGAAAAATCAATTTTATTGAGATCTCCCACGTTTATGCCAACGTACAAACGAACCTTATTGGCATGCAATTATGCCGCAGTTTCGAACAGACGACATCATCTAATGAAATTAAAAACTATATGAAACGCGGCCGGGAAATCTCTAAGAAACATATTAAAATCTTCTCCGACACCTTATTAAATGATGGCATTCAATCACCAATTACATGGGACACTGCCGTAACAACATCCACCATATCCCCATTTTCAGATAAGCTAAAAATGTATATAATCGGTGTGCTTAGTGCTTCTGGCAAAGGCAATTATTCAACTGCTGCCACGGCCAGCATGCGGACGGATTTGATTCTAAATTATCAACGTTTATCCGCAGAAATTGGTCTGTACGCCAAAGACGGCGGCAAAATTATGATTAATAATCACTGGATGGAAGAACCGCCTGAACCCATTGATTTGGATAACATCCCCAATCGCAATTAA
- the asnB gene encoding asparagine synthase (glutamine-hydrolyzing) has translation MCGITGWIDWKQNLTHQQSTIERMAKTLHHRGPDERKTWVSPNAAFGHARLIVVDPDGGRQPMTKTVNAESYTIVYNGELYNTEDIRNVLKESGYTFGGHSDTEVLLTAYIKWGEDCLERLNGIFAFAIWDEKREKVFMARDRLGVKPLFYSEQNGSLLFASEPKAILNHPDMHAVIDSEGLSEVFGLGPSRTPGHGVFKGIHEIRPAHALHFTKNGVRTWRYWNVQSYDHLDSEEDTVEQVKTLFEDGVRRQLYADVPVATFLSGGVDSSAISAIAAKVFKEDGIWPLNTFSVDYQDNDRFFQANDYQPNSDGPYISKVSQDIGSSHHNLVIDNEQLVDHLKTAIDFRDMPGQADVDASLLWFCQGIKQEATVGLSGECADEILGGYPWFHNPETASDAGFPWIHSITERQQLLNDAWHERLNLRDYTLQRYHESRKETPFRGDETKDEARRRELFYLNMTWFMTALLDRKDRMSMGASLEVRVPFADHRLVEYLWNVPWNMKMMGGYEKGVFRKAMESYLPKDVLYRKKSPYPKTHHPQYTQAVSEWLQSIIQTPSAPILELLDKKQLQDLIDTQGSSFDKPWFGQLMNGPQLIAHLAQINYWLETYNVNIEA, from the coding sequence ATGTGTGGTATCACAGGATGGATTGATTGGAAACAAAATTTAACCCATCAGCAATCGACCATCGAGCGAATGGCTAAGACACTGCATCACAGAGGTCCTGATGAACGAAAAACTTGGGTCTCGCCGAATGCCGCCTTCGGTCATGCACGTCTTATCGTTGTTGATCCCGATGGTGGCCGGCAGCCGATGACGAAGACAGTGAATGCTGAGTCGTACACCATCGTTTATAACGGGGAACTATACAACACGGAAGATATCCGAAATGTTTTAAAGGAAAGTGGTTATACGTTCGGAGGTCATTCCGATACAGAAGTATTGTTAACAGCCTATATCAAATGGGGTGAAGATTGCCTCGAGCGATTGAATGGCATCTTTGCTTTTGCGATTTGGGATGAGAAGCGTGAAAAAGTGTTTATGGCCCGGGATCGATTGGGTGTTAAGCCGTTGTTTTACAGTGAACAAAACGGCTCATTGTTGTTCGCATCAGAGCCTAAAGCAATTTTGAACCATCCTGACATGCATGCGGTGATCGACAGTGAAGGATTATCAGAAGTATTTGGCTTAGGTCCGTCGAGAACGCCGGGACACGGTGTTTTCAAAGGTATACATGAAATCCGGCCGGCTCATGCTCTCCATTTTACTAAAAATGGTGTCCGGACATGGCGGTATTGGAATGTTCAGAGTTATGACCATCTTGACTCAGAGGAAGACACTGTCGAACAGGTAAAAACGTTATTTGAAGATGGCGTTCGCAGACAACTTTATGCCGATGTACCGGTGGCGACATTTTTATCTGGTGGTGTTGACTCCAGTGCCATTTCGGCGATTGCGGCTAAAGTGTTCAAGGAAGACGGGATATGGCCATTAAATACGTTTTCCGTTGACTATCAAGATAATGATCGCTTCTTTCAGGCGAATGATTATCAGCCAAATTCGGATGGTCCTTATATTTCTAAAGTATCACAAGACATCGGTTCGTCCCATCATAATTTAGTCATTGATAACGAACAACTTGTCGATCATCTAAAAACAGCGATTGATTTTCGTGACATGCCGGGGCAAGCGGATGTTGATGCTTCTTTATTGTGGTTCTGTCAAGGGATTAAGCAAGAGGCCACGGTCGGGTTATCAGGGGAATGCGCTGATGAAATATTAGGGGGTTATCCATGGTTCCATAACCCGGAGACAGCTTCTGATGCTGGATTTCCATGGATTCATTCGATAACCGAAAGACAACAATTACTTAATGATGCATGGCATGAACGATTGAACCTGAGAGACTATACGTTGCAGCGGTATCATGAAAGCAGAAAGGAAACACCGTTTAGAGGCGATGAAACCAAGGATGAGGCCCGCCGGCGCGAACTTTTTTATCTTAATATGACGTGGTTTATGACAGCCCTGCTGGATCGGAAAGACCGTATGAGTATGGGAGCGAGTCTTGAGGTGCGTGTCCCATTTGCTGATCATCGCCTGGTTGAATATTTGTGGAATGTTCCGTGGAATATGAAGATGATGGGCGGCTATGAAAAGGGCGTGTTCCGGAAAGCGATGGAAAGCTACTTGCCTAAGGATGTCTTGTACCGGAAGAAAAGTCCGTATCCGAAGACGCATCATCCTCAATACACACAAGCGGTGTCTGAGTGGCTGCAGAGTATTATTCAAACACCTTCAGCACCGATATTAGAATTGCTCGATAAAAAGCAATTGCAAGATTTGATTGACACCCAAGGATCGTCGTTTGATAAACCGTGGTTCGGCCAACTTATGAACGGTCCGCAACTTATTGCCCATCTTGCACAAATTAATTATTGGCTGGAAACCTATAATGTCAACATTGAAGCTTAA
- a CDS encoding DUF1516 family protein, with the protein MLHSHVGLWTLAIVFFIISFILLKAGKDKGQTITHMILRLLYVLVFITGFMLVNRYGFSLLAVIKGLFGLLVIAGMEMTLIRSKKRASSGFSWFLLIIGLIGAFYMGYGVLGA; encoded by the coding sequence ATGTTACATAGCCATGTCGGATTATGGACGCTGGCCATTGTGTTTTTTATTATTAGTTTTATCCTATTAAAAGCGGGTAAAGACAAAGGGCAAACCATCACTCATATGATTTTACGGTTGTTGTATGTGCTTGTATTTATTACAGGTTTCATGCTTGTTAATAGGTATGGATTTTCGCTTCTGGCCGTTATCAAAGGGTTGTTTGGATTACTTGTGATTGCTGGAATGGAAATGACATTAATAAGAAGTAAGAAACGGGCATCATCAGGGTTTTCCTGGTTTTTACTGATTATCGGCCTTATCGGCGCCTTCTATATGGGATATGGTGTTCTAGGAGCTTGA
- a CDS encoding ornithine--oxo-acid transaminase, translating into MSQANAIIDQTEKYGAHNYHPLPVVIAKAEGVWVEDPDGHRYMDMLSAYSAVNQGHRHPKIIEALKTQADRVTLTSRAFHNDQLGAFYEKVSDITHKDMILPMNTGAEAVETAIKAARRWGYEVKGVKENQAEIIACEGNFHGRTMSAVSLSSEADNQRGFGPLLPGIKTVPYGDLEALKAAITPNTAAFLMEPIQGEGGIIMPPDGFLKDAYDLCCQENILFMADEIQSGLGRSGKMFACDWEDVEPDVYILGKALGGGVMPISCVAANQDILGVFDPGSHGSTFGGNPLASAVSVAALEVIEEENLPERSLRLGAHFAKELKTIDHPRIKEIRSKGLFIGVELNQPARPYCEQLKEKGLLCKETHENVIRFAPPLIISQADLDWAITQIKAVLAN; encoded by the coding sequence ATGAGTCAAGCAAACGCAATTATCGATCAAACTGAAAAATATGGTGCTCACAATTACCATCCACTTCCGGTGGTCATCGCAAAAGCAGAAGGCGTATGGGTTGAAGATCCTGATGGTCACCGATATATGGATATGTTAAGTGCCTATTCAGCGGTGAATCAAGGACACAGACATCCTAAGATTATTGAGGCGTTAAAAACGCAAGCTGATCGCGTCACGCTAACGTCTCGTGCGTTTCATAATGACCAATTAGGAGCGTTTTACGAAAAAGTTTCTGATATCACCCATAAAGATATGATTCTGCCAATGAATACCGGAGCCGAAGCTGTCGAAACTGCGATTAAAGCAGCCCGGCGCTGGGGTTACGAGGTTAAAGGAGTTAAAGAGAATCAAGCGGAAATCATTGCTTGTGAAGGAAACTTCCACGGACGGACGATGTCAGCTGTATCCCTGTCATCAGAAGCAGACAATCAGCGTGGATTCGGCCCATTACTCCCTGGTATCAAAACGGTTCCTTACGGTGATCTTGAAGCTTTAAAAGCGGCCATCACTCCGAACACGGCGGCGTTTTTAATGGAACCGATTCAAGGGGAAGGCGGCATCATTATGCCTCCAGACGGGTTTCTTAAAGATGCCTATGATCTTTGCTGCCAAGAAAATATCTTGTTCATGGCTGATGAAATTCAATCGGGCCTCGGGCGGTCTGGTAAAATGTTCGCCTGCGATTGGGAAGACGTTGAACCAGATGTCTATATTCTTGGTAAAGCCCTTGGCGGGGGTGTTATGCCGATATCTTGTGTCGCTGCGAATCAAGACATCCTCGGCGTGTTTGACCCAGGATCACATGGGTCAACGTTTGGCGGTAATCCCTTAGCCTCCGCTGTATCTGTGGCAGCACTGGAAGTTATTGAAGAAGAAAATTTACCGGAACGCTCATTAAGGCTTGGCGCACATTTCGCCAAAGAACTTAAAACCATCGATCATCCAAGAATTAAGGAGATTCGTTCAAAAGGCTTGTTCATAGGTGTGGAACTCAATCAACCTGCACGCCCGTACTGTGAACAATTAAAGGAAAAAGGATTATTGTGTAAAGAAACCCATGAGAATGTGATTCGTTTTGCGCCGCCTTTGATCATCAGTCAAGCCGATTTAGACTGGGCTATAACCCAAATTAAAGCTGTTCTTGCCAATTAA
- a CDS encoding GNAT family N-acetyltransferase: MTIAIRPFKQQDIEQLIVIENSIWNHRNTPIPIHFNNKEEFLSSRTGRILIAEEQPEANICGYVEMQYGDIASRAHIAELAIGIHSDFRGSGLGASLLSYAEKRLTADHIKKISLRVMASNPRALRFYEKYGYQQEGCLKNEFYINDQYIDDVLLYKWLS, translated from the coding sequence ATGACTATAGCCATACGGCCATTTAAACAACAAGACATTGAACAACTTATCGTAATTGAAAATTCGATTTGGAATCATAGAAACACACCGATCCCCATTCATTTTAATAATAAGGAGGAATTTTTGTCATCACGGACAGGGAGAATCTTAATCGCTGAAGAACAACCCGAAGCAAACATATGCGGTTATGTTGAAATGCAGTATGGTGACATAGCGTCACGTGCTCACATTGCCGAGTTAGCGATCGGTATTCATTCTGATTTTCGTGGCAGCGGATTAGGAGCGTCTTTGCTGTCATACGCAGAGAAACGGCTGACAGCTGACCATATTAAGAAAATTTCCTTGCGCGTGATGGCATCTAATCCAAGAGCGTTGCGTTTTTATGAAAAATACGGCTATCAGCAAGAAGGCTGTCTAAAAAACGAATTTTACATTAATGACCAATACATTGATGATGTCCTTCTCTATAAATGGCTCAGTTGA
- a CDS encoding MarR family winged helix-turn-helix transcriptional regulator, whose product MDEQKIIDIIHSFRSVQRVFYQVAREEADELDSTVIQIMVLSALWKTPHIGLGELADQLQVGNSTMSGIIERLVKQGLVTRERDQNDRRSLTMTLTEQGQKKKAETHEAFMTRFSTFLDISDEDYQHLITLHEQIIEKLEQSGDEVENVRHND is encoded by the coding sequence ATGGATGAACAAAAAATAATCGACATTATTCATTCGTTCCGATCTGTCCAACGCGTTTTCTACCAAGTTGCACGTGAAGAGGCCGATGAACTGGATAGTACTGTCATTCAAATCATGGTTCTAAGTGCTTTGTGGAAAACCCCCCATATCGGTCTAGGAGAGTTGGCAGATCAATTGCAGGTTGGCAATAGTACAATGAGCGGAATTATTGAGCGACTGGTAAAACAGGGGCTCGTTACACGAGAGCGAGACCAAAACGACCGTCGTTCTTTAACGATGACATTAACAGAACAGGGTCAGAAGAAAAAAGCCGAAACTCACGAAGCGTTTATGACACGTTTTTCGACCTTTCTAGATATATCTGATGAGGATTATCAACACCTGATCACCCTGCATGAACAAATTATAGAGAAACTAGAACAATCGGGAGATGAAGTAGAAAATGTCAGGCACAATGATTGA
- a CDS encoding DHA2 family efflux MFS transporter permease subunit, with the protein MSGTMIEQHQPIKKAPIIFVMIMGAFVAILNQTLMNVALPVMMQDLAIQANTAQWLTTAYMLVNGVLIPITAFLMERFTTRQLFIAAMSFFATGTLFCAVAPDFPLLLTGRVIQACGAGIMMPLLTNVILSLFPVEKRGSAMGLIGVAMIFAPAVGPTLSGWIVQNYSWRVLFYIVLPIAIIDVILASFLLKNVTQLTKPRIDILSIILSTIGFGGILYGFSNAGNNGWDSNEVMISLAVGAISLIIFITRQLRMKTPMLEFRVFRHGMFSLATVINMVVTMAMFAAMILVPIYLQNIRGFTPLESGLMLLPGAILMGIMSPITGKIFDKIGARWLAVTGLVITLITTWQFSNLQDDTTYAWLIVLYSSRMFGMSMLMMPIMTAGLNALPQKMNAHGTAMVNTMRQIAGSLGTAFLVTVMTNQTKAHLTDKATSAGLSPDTVDKLSDAASSGNTASGGANISAEMQQHLASLAKHAAIQGINDAFMVATGLAGLALVLSFFIKRSKPPEEELELNENNQEQVNSDIAPSKG; encoded by the coding sequence ATGTCAGGCACAATGATTGAACAACACCAGCCGATTAAAAAAGCCCCTATAATATTTGTAATGATTATGGGAGCTTTTGTGGCGATATTAAACCAAACTTTAATGAACGTTGCTTTACCCGTAATGATGCAAGATTTAGCCATCCAAGCGAATACGGCTCAATGGTTAACAACGGCTTACATGCTTGTTAACGGTGTGCTTATTCCGATTACAGCCTTTTTAATGGAACGATTCACAACGCGACAACTTTTCATTGCCGCGATGAGTTTCTTTGCCACCGGTACATTATTTTGCGCTGTGGCACCGGACTTCCCATTATTGCTAACTGGAAGGGTCATTCAAGCCTGCGGCGCCGGCATTATGATGCCGTTATTGACCAATGTGATATTATCACTTTTCCCCGTCGAAAAACGTGGCTCGGCCATGGGACTGATTGGTGTTGCCATGATTTTCGCACCGGCTGTTGGTCCGACGCTGTCAGGTTGGATTGTCCAAAACTACTCATGGCGCGTTTTATTCTATATCGTTTTACCTATTGCCATTATTGACGTGATTTTAGCGTCCTTCCTGCTTAAGAATGTCACTCAGTTAACCAAACCGAGAATTGATATTTTATCCATTATCTTATCAACGATTGGTTTTGGCGGAATCTTATACGGATTCAGTAATGCTGGAAATAATGGGTGGGATAGTAATGAAGTCATGATTTCTCTTGCTGTCGGTGCGATTAGTCTAATCATATTTATCACCCGTCAGCTTCGAATGAAAACGCCGATGCTCGAGTTTAGAGTCTTTAGGCATGGGATGTTTTCTTTAGCAACGGTCATCAATATGGTCGTCACCATGGCGATGTTTGCCGCGATGATTCTAGTCCCCATTTACTTGCAAAATATCCGCGGCTTTACACCACTGGAATCAGGTTTAATGCTGTTACCAGGTGCGATTCTGATGGGGATCATGTCACCTATAACAGGTAAAATTTTTGATAAAATCGGTGCAAGATGGTTGGCTGTGACAGGTCTTGTGATCACCCTTATCACAACTTGGCAATTTTCTAATCTGCAGGATGATACGACTTATGCTTGGTTAATTGTCTTATATTCATCGCGAATGTTTGGGATGTCAATGTTAATGATGCCCATTATGACGGCTGGACTAAACGCCTTGCCGCAAAAAATGAATGCGCACGGTACGGCTATGGTTAATACAATGAGGCAAATTGCCGGATCACTCGGAACAGCTTTCCTTGTCACCGTTATGACGAACCAAACAAAAGCCCATTTGACAGATAAGGCCACATCAGCTGGGTTATCTCCTGATACGGTTGATAAACTTTCCGATGCCGCCTCTTCTGGTAATACAGCCAGCGGTGGGGCAAACATTTCCGCTGAGATGCAGCAACACTTGGCATCCTTAGCCAAACATGCTGCGATCCAAGGTATTAATGATGCTTTCATGGTGGCTACCGGACTGGCTGGACTTGCTCTCGTCCTTTCATTCTTTATCAAGCGGTCTAAGCCGCCTGAAGAAGAACTGGAACTAAACGAAAACAATCAAGAACAGGTCAATTCCGATATCGCCCCAAGTAAGGGATAA
- a CDS encoding NAD-dependent succinate-semialdehyde dehydrogenase has translation MAQYDFANYINGTWTGKELDTITVHNPATGDHIGSVPNAGEDHVKQAIDAASEALPEWSKKTAADRSDILRKYFELIMAHEDELAEIMTKENGKPLKESKGEVQYAASFIEWYAEEGKRTYGRLVPGKRENHRIKVIKQPVGVVAAITPWNFPAAMITRKLGPALAAGCTFIVKPPEETPLTCMRLAELAEEAGIPKGVFNVVNGNPETFSETIMGDMRVRKLTFTGSTPVGRLLMKQGSEQIKRLSLELGGHAPVIVCDDADLDQTVEMLMAAKFRNSGQTCIAANRVYAQSNIYDELIKRLEAEVKTLNTGDGMKDTTDVGPLINKDGYEKVDRHVKDAQDKGANIVVGGEGEANSDKNTYFYQPTLISDANHDMVMMNEETFGPILPIAEYDKDDEAIKAANDTPFGLAAYFFTQNVSRGTRISEGLDYGIVGWNDGVPSAAQAPFGGMKQSGLGREGAEEGMEEYLEVKYVSLSI, from the coding sequence ATGGCACAATACGATTTTGCCAATTATATTAATGGGACATGGACAGGTAAGGAATTAGATACGATCACCGTCCACAACCCCGCGACGGGTGATCACATCGGCTCGGTGCCAAACGCTGGTGAAGATCATGTTAAGCAAGCGATTGACGCTGCATCCGAAGCCTTGCCCGAATGGTCGAAAAAGACAGCTGCGGATAGAAGCGACATTTTAAGAAAGTATTTTGAATTAATTATGGCTCATGAAGACGAGTTGGCGGAAATCATGACCAAAGAGAACGGGAAACCATTGAAGGAATCAAAGGGTGAAGTCCAATACGCAGCATCTTTCATTGAATGGTATGCAGAGGAAGGAAAACGTACTTACGGTCGGTTAGTCCCTGGAAAACGCGAAAACCACCGAATTAAGGTGATTAAACAGCCGGTCGGTGTCGTTGCGGCGATCACACCATGGAATTTTCCAGCAGCGATGATTACTCGGAAGTTAGGCCCAGCATTGGCTGCTGGTTGTACATTCATCGTCAAACCACCGGAAGAAACCCCATTAACATGCATGCGTCTTGCTGAGTTGGCAGAAGAAGCAGGCATCCCGAAAGGCGTTTTCAATGTTGTCAATGGCAACCCGGAAACATTCTCAGAAACAATTATGGGAGATATGCGGGTACGCAAGTTGACCTTTACCGGATCAACGCCTGTGGGTCGGTTACTCATGAAGCAAGGCTCTGAACAAATTAAGCGGCTATCACTGGAACTAGGCGGACATGCTCCTGTCATTGTCTGTGATGATGCTGATTTGGATCAAACCGTGGAAATGCTTATGGCGGCGAAATTCCGTAATAGTGGACAAACCTGTATTGCCGCTAACCGTGTCTATGCGCAATCCAATATTTATGATGAACTGATTAAACGTTTAGAGGCAGAAGTTAAGACACTGAATACTGGAGATGGCATGAAGGATACCACGGATGTCGGTCCGCTTATTAATAAAGATGGTTATGAAAAAGTCGACCGCCATGTGAAGGATGCCCAAGACAAAGGAGCTAACATAGTGGTTGGTGGTGAAGGTGAAGCGAATAGCGATAAAAACACTTATTTCTATCAACCAACGCTCATTTCTGATGCGAATCATGACATGGTGATGATGAATGAAGAAACGTTTGGACCTATTTTGCCGATTGCGGAATATGATAAAGATGATGAGGCGATCAAAGCAGCGAATGATACTCCATTCGGCTTGGCAGCTTACTTCTTTACCCAAAATGTGTCGCGCGGAACACGCATTTCCGAAGGGCTGGACTATGGTATTGTGGGTTGGAACGACGGTGTCCCATCAGCTGCCCAAGCTCCGTTCGGTGGTATGAAACAAAGCGGTCTCGGCCGTGAAGGTGCTGAAGAAGGTATGGAAGAATATCTAGAAGTTAAATATGTATCATTAAGTATTTAA